A window from Pseudomonas moraviensis encodes these proteins:
- a CDS encoding type I secretion system permease/ATPase — protein MKMAKAPATAPLIKALGDYKSILISVGCFTALINVLMLVPSIYMLQVYDRVLSSQNETTLAMLSLMVVGFFAFIGLLEVIRSFIVIRIGSQLERRFNLRVYQAAFERNLFKGEGNAGQSLGDLTHIRQFVTGPALFAFFDAPWFPVYLFVIYLFNVWLGVLATAGALLLIALACLNEYMTKKPLGEAAGFSQQSSQLATSHLHNAETIQAMGMLGSLRKRWFGVHSRFLGLQNQASDTGAVISSLSKTLRLCLQSLVLGLGALLVIKGDMTAGMMIAGSILMGRVLSPIDQLIAVWKQWSGAKLAYRRLDALLQAFPPSDEAMALPAPKGQIAFEQVSAGPPGQRSATLHMVNFNLGAGEVLGVLGASGSGKSTLARVLVGVWPVLGGTVRLDGADIHRWNRDQLGPYIGYLPQDIELFSGTIAENIARFSETDSQKVVTAAQQAGVHEMILRLPQGYDTKLGEDGSGLSGGQKQRVALARALYGTPSLVVLDEPNSNLDTVGEAALASAIAQLKAQGTTVILVTHRSSVLAQADKLLVLNEGRLQAFGPSQDVLKALSGQQEQHREKAAQAPGGLSMSRQYQPTTRNSGV, from the coding sequence ATGAAGATGGCGAAGGCCCCAGCCACCGCTCCGTTAATCAAGGCATTGGGTGACTATAAGAGCATCTTGATCAGCGTCGGTTGTTTTACCGCGCTGATCAACGTGCTGATGCTGGTGCCGTCCATCTACATGCTGCAAGTCTACGATCGGGTGCTGTCGTCGCAGAACGAAACCACCCTGGCGATGCTGTCGCTGATGGTCGTCGGTTTCTTCGCCTTTATCGGGCTGCTGGAAGTCATCCGCAGCTTTATCGTCATCCGCATCGGCAGCCAGCTGGAGCGCCGTTTCAACCTGCGGGTCTATCAGGCTGCATTCGAGCGCAACCTGTTCAAGGGCGAGGGCAATGCCGGGCAGTCGCTGGGCGACCTGACCCACATCCGTCAGTTCGTCACCGGTCCTGCATTGTTCGCCTTCTTCGATGCGCCGTGGTTTCCGGTCTATCTGTTTGTCATCTACCTGTTCAACGTCTGGCTCGGCGTGCTGGCCACGGCGGGTGCGTTGCTGCTGATTGCACTGGCGTGCCTCAACGAATACATGACCAAGAAGCCGCTGGGCGAGGCCGCCGGGTTTTCCCAGCAGTCCAGTCAGTTGGCTACCAGCCATTTGCACAACGCCGAAACCATTCAGGCCATGGGCATGCTCGGGTCGCTGCGCAAACGCTGGTTCGGGGTGCATTCGCGCTTTCTCGGCTTGCAGAACCAGGCCAGCGACACCGGCGCGGTGATCAGCTCGTTGAGCAAAACCCTGCGTCTGTGCCTGCAATCCTTGGTGCTGGGCCTGGGCGCTTTGCTGGTGATCAAAGGCGACATGACCGCCGGGATGATGATCGCCGGTTCGATCCTCATGGGCCGCGTGCTCAGCCCGATCGACCAGTTGATCGCCGTATGGAAACAGTGGAGCGGGGCGAAGCTGGCTTACCGCCGTCTGGATGCGCTGTTGCAGGCGTTCCCGCCAAGCGACGAGGCCATGGCGCTGCCAGCACCGAAGGGCCAGATTGCCTTCGAACAGGTCAGCGCCGGCCCACCGGGACAACGTTCCGCGACGTTGCATATGGTCAATTTCAACCTCGGTGCCGGTGAAGTACTCGGTGTGCTCGGCGCTTCCGGCTCCGGCAAATCGACGCTGGCCCGCGTGCTGGTCGGCGTGTGGCCAGTACTGGGCGGCACCGTGCGTCTGGATGGCGCCGATATCCACCGCTGGAATCGCGATCAGCTTGGCCCTTACATCGGCTACCTGCCGCAGGACATCGAGCTGTTCAGCGGCACCATCGCGGAAAACATTGCGCGATTCAGTGAAACCGACTCGCAAAAAGTCGTCACCGCCGCGCAACAGGCCGGCGTCCACGAGATGATCCTGCGCCTGCCGCAGGGCTACGACACGAAGCTGGGCGAGGACGGCAGTGGCTTGTCCGGTGGCCAGAAGCAACGCGTGGCGCTGGCCCGTGCGCTGTATGGCACGCCGAGTCTGGTGGTGCTGGATGAGCCCAACTCCAATCTCGATACGGTCGGCGAGGCTGCACTGGCCAGTGCCATCGCACAACTCAAGGCCCAGGGCACCACCGTGATTCTGGTTACGCACCGCTCTTCGGTACTGGCCCAGGCTGACAAGCTGTTGGTACTCAACGAGGGTCGTCTGCAGGCGTTCGGCCCGAGTCAGGATGTGCTCAAGGCACTGTCCGGGCAACAGGAACAGCACCGCGAAAAAGCTGCACAAGCACCGGGCGGGCTCAGCATGAGCCGGCAGTATCAGCCCACGACCAGGAATTCGGGTGTATGA
- a CDS encoding NAD(P)/FAD-dependent oxidoreductase, with translation MSAWRTISLWMDQLEEPLVARPALERDLDVDVAIIGAGYTGLWTAYYLKKHAPGLDIAIIEAQTAGFGASGRNGGWLMGNLLGEDRLLAGLSPEQRRASYDLLHSIPDEVEIVIEREGIDCDYRKGGVLYCAARYPEQETVLRDYLSKLQAQGLTDDDYRWLSPEQLAQQLRVAKPYGGIFAPHVATIHPAKLVRGLAQTVQNMGVKIYENSPVTHWQSGSLRTAKASVRGRWIVPAVEGYSVTLPPLGRYQLPVQSLIVATEPLSAATWDEIGLNRGQAFSEFSRQVTYGQRSADNRLIFGARGGYQFAGKLRHDFNLTRDEVELRRYLFGELFPQLKNVQITHAWGGNLGMSRHFKPHMLCDRANGIALSGGYGGEGVGASNLGGRTLADLILERDSELTRQPWVLPDGGIHALRAWEPEPCRWLGYNAIIKSFVHEDQTLANPATAPWRRKLASRVAGFMEGFMH, from the coding sequence ATGTCGGCGTGGCGCACGATCAGTTTGTGGATGGATCAGCTCGAAGAGCCGCTGGTGGCCCGGCCTGCGCTGGAGCGGGATCTGGACGTCGACGTGGCAATCATCGGCGCCGGTTACACCGGACTGTGGACGGCGTACTACCTGAAGAAACACGCGCCCGGCCTGGATATCGCCATCATCGAAGCGCAAACCGCCGGATTCGGTGCTTCCGGCCGCAATGGCGGCTGGCTGATGGGCAACCTGCTCGGCGAGGATCGTCTGCTGGCAGGGTTGTCGCCAGAACAACGCCGGGCTTCTTACGATCTGCTGCACAGCATTCCTGATGAAGTGGAAATCGTCATCGAACGTGAAGGCATCGACTGCGATTACCGCAAGGGTGGGGTGCTTTATTGCGCCGCGCGCTATCCCGAACAGGAAACTGTGCTGCGCGATTACCTGAGCAAGCTGCAAGCTCAAGGGCTGACGGACGACGATTACCGCTGGCTCAGCCCCGAGCAACTGGCTCAGCAGCTCCGCGTGGCGAAACCTTACGGCGGCATCTTCGCCCCTCACGTTGCGACCATTCACCCGGCGAAACTGGTGCGCGGTCTGGCGCAGACCGTGCAGAACATGGGCGTGAAGATCTATGAAAACAGCCCGGTGACCCACTGGCAGTCAGGCAGTTTGCGCACCGCCAAAGCCAGCGTGCGCGGCCGCTGGATTGTCCCGGCTGTGGAAGGTTATTCGGTGACGTTGCCGCCGTTGGGCCGCTATCAGTTGCCGGTGCAAAGCCTGATCGTCGCCACCGAGCCGCTGTCGGCTGCGACCTGGGATGAAATCGGCCTGAATCGCGGCCAGGCGTTCAGTGAATTCAGCCGTCAGGTCACCTATGGCCAGCGCAGTGCCGATAACCGCCTGATTTTCGGCGCCCGTGGCGGTTATCAGTTCGCCGGCAAGCTGCGTCATGACTTCAACCTGACCCGCGACGAGGTCGAACTGCGCCGCTATCTGTTCGGCGAACTGTTTCCGCAACTGAAAAACGTGCAGATCACCCACGCCTGGGGCGGCAACCTCGGCATGTCGCGGCACTTCAAGCCGCACATGCTCTGCGACCGCGCCAATGGCATCGCGCTGTCCGGCGGTTACGGCGGGGAAGGTGTCGGTGCCAGCAATCTCGGCGGACGCACCCTGGCCGATCTGATTCTCGAACGCGACAGCGAACTGACCCGGCAGCCGTGGGTACTGCCCGATGGCGGCATTCATGCGCTGCGCGCCTGGGAGCCGGAGCCGTGCCGCTGGTTGGGCTACAACGCGATCATCAAAAGCTTCGTGCACGAAGACCAGACCCTGGCCAACCCGGCCACTGCACCCTGGCGGCGCAAGCTGGCCAGCCGGGTCGCCGGCTTCATGGAAGGTTTCATGCACTAA
- a CDS encoding TolC family outer membrane protein codes for MFGCMNKLSMLAAVMLLASHSAVAAMGPFEIYEQALRNDPVFLGAIKERDAGLENRAIGRAGLLPRIGYTYNKGRNSSKATSLDDRARNRTDERNYSSYGSALTVQQPLLDYEAYAAYRKGVAQSLFADEAFRGKSQELLVRVLDNYTKALFAQDQIDIAQAKKKAYEQQFQQNEHMFKQGEGTRTDILEAESRYELATAEEIEARNEQDAALRELGALVGVPAVDIADLAPLGQQFQTFTLQPANFDTWHELAISNNPNLASQRQAVEVARYEVERNRAGHLPKVSAYASMRDNESESGNTYNQRYETNTIGLEVSVPLYAGGGVSASTRQASRTMEQAEYELDGKTRETLIELRRQFSACLSGVNKLRAYQKALKSAEALVVSTRQSILGGERTNLDALNAEQQLFTTRRDLAQARYDYLMAWTKLHYYAGTLNEQDLARVDEAFVVAQQPSP; via the coding sequence ATGTTCGGCTGTATGAATAAGCTTTCAATGCTGGCAGCAGTCATGTTGTTGGCCAGTCACTCGGCAGTCGCGGCCATGGGGCCGTTCGAGATCTACGAACAGGCATTGCGTAACGACCCGGTGTTCCTTGGCGCGATCAAGGAGCGCGATGCCGGCCTGGAAAACCGCGCCATCGGCCGCGCCGGGCTGCTGCCTCGCATCGGCTACACCTACAACAAGGGGCGCAACTCTTCGAAGGCTACGTCGCTTGATGATCGTGCGCGCAACCGCACCGACGAGCGCAACTACAGCAGTTACGGTTCGGCGCTGACCGTGCAACAACCGCTGCTCGATTACGAGGCTTACGCGGCGTATCGCAAGGGTGTCGCCCAGTCGCTGTTCGCCGACGAAGCGTTTCGCGGCAAGAGTCAGGAGCTGTTGGTGCGAGTGCTGGATAACTACACCAAAGCCCTGTTTGCCCAGGATCAGATCGACATCGCCCAGGCGAAGAAGAAGGCCTACGAGCAACAGTTCCAGCAGAACGAACACATGTTCAAGCAGGGCGAGGGCACCCGCACCGATATTCTCGAAGCCGAGTCGCGTTATGAATTGGCGACTGCCGAGGAGATCGAAGCGCGCAACGAGCAGGATGCTGCCTTGCGCGAACTGGGGGCGCTGGTCGGCGTGCCAGCGGTGGACATCGCCGACCTGGCCCCGCTCGGTCAGCAGTTTCAGACCTTCACGCTGCAACCGGCCAATTTCGACACTTGGCATGAACTGGCGATCAGCAACAACCCGAACCTGGCTTCGCAACGCCAGGCTGTCGAGGTGGCGCGCTATGAAGTCGAGCGCAACCGCGCCGGGCACCTGCCGAAGGTGAGCGCCTACGCCTCGATGCGCGACAACGAGTCGGAGAGCGGCAATACCTACAACCAGCGCTACGAAACCAACACCATCGGCCTGGAAGTCAGCGTGCCGCTGTACGCCGGGGGCGGGGTATCGGCTTCGACCCGTCAAGCCAGCCGCACCATGGAACAGGCCGAATACGAACTGGATGGCAAGACCCGCGAGACCTTGATCGAACTGCGCCGACAATTCAGCGCCTGTCTATCGGGCGTGAACAAATTGCGCGCTTATCAGAAGGCCTTGAAGTCGGCGGAAGCGCTGGTGGTGTCGACCAGACAAAGCATTCTGGGCGGCGAACGGACCAATCTCGACGCATTGAACGCCGAGCAGCAACTGTTCACCACCCGCCGGGATCTGGCCCAGGCGCGTTACGACTACCTGATGGCCTGGACCAAATTGCATTACTACGCCGGCACCCTGAACGAGCAGGATCTGGCCCGGGTGGATGAGGCATTTGTGGTCGCGCAACAGCCCTCACCCTAA
- a CDS encoding serralysin family metalloprotease → MSKVKTNAVDSAEQAFQLAAFSSAYNQINSFSHQYDRGGNLTVNGKPSYTVDQAATQLLRDGAAYQDKDGSGKIELTYTFLTSASNSTMNKHGISGFSQFSAQQQAQAKLAMQSWADVANVTFTEKASGGDGHMTFGNYSGGQDGAAAFAYLPGTGAGYDGTSWYLINSGYTQNKNPDLNNYGRQTLTHEIGHTLGLAHPGDYNAGNGNPTYNDATYGQDTRGYSVMSYWSESNTNQNFSKGGVEAYSSGPLMDDIAAIQKLYGANTSTRTGDTTYGFNSNAGRDFLSASSSSDKVVFSVWDAGGKDTLDFSGFTQNQKINLNDASFSDVGGLVGNVSIAKGAIIENAIGGSGSDLLIGNSVANELKGGAGNDILYGAGGADKLWGGAGSDTFVFAASSDSKPGAIDQILDFVSGLDKIDLTGITNGAGLHFVSSFTGSAGDAVLTSSGGNSLLSVDFSGHGVADFIVSTVGQAATSDIVA, encoded by the coding sequence ATGTCAAAAGTTAAAACCAACGCTGTTGATTCCGCCGAACAGGCTTTCCAATTGGCCGCCTTCAGCTCGGCGTACAACCAGATCAATAGCTTCAGCCATCAATACGATCGTGGCGGCAACCTCACGGTCAATGGCAAACCCTCGTACACCGTCGATCAGGCGGCTACGCAATTGCTGCGTGATGGCGCTGCCTACCAGGACAAGGACGGCAGCGGCAAAATCGAACTCACCTATACGTTCCTGACGTCGGCATCGAACAGCACGATGAACAAGCACGGGATCAGTGGGTTCAGTCAGTTCAGCGCGCAGCAGCAGGCGCAGGCCAAGCTCGCCATGCAATCCTGGGCCGACGTGGCCAATGTCACGTTCACCGAGAAAGCTTCGGGCGGCGACGGCCACATGACGTTCGGTAACTACAGTGGCGGCCAGGATGGCGCGGCGGCGTTCGCCTACCTGCCAGGTACCGGCGCCGGTTATGACGGTACTTCGTGGTACTTGATCAACAGCGGCTACACGCAGAACAAGAACCCGGATCTGAACAACTACGGTCGTCAGACCCTGACCCACGAAATCGGCCACACCCTGGGCCTGGCTCACCCTGGCGACTACAACGCCGGCAATGGCAACCCGACCTACAACGACGCGACTTACGGCCAGGACACCCGCGGCTACAGCGTCATGAGTTACTGGAGCGAGAGCAACACCAACCAGAACTTCAGCAAGGGCGGCGTCGAAGCCTATTCGTCCGGCCCGCTGATGGACGATATCGCCGCCATCCAGAAACTCTACGGTGCCAACACCAGCACCCGCACCGGCGACACCACCTACGGCTTCAATTCCAACGCCGGCCGCGATTTCCTCAGCGCTTCGTCGTCGAGTGACAAAGTGGTGTTCTCGGTGTGGGACGCCGGCGGCAAGGACACTCTGGATTTCTCTGGCTTCACCCAGAACCAGAAGATCAACCTCAATGACGCTTCGTTCTCCGACGTGGGCGGGCTGGTCGGCAACGTGTCGATTGCCAAGGGCGCGATCATCGAAAACGCCATTGGCGGTTCGGGCAGCGATCTGTTGATCGGTAACAGTGTGGCCAACGAGCTGAAGGGCGGTGCCGGCAACGACATCCTCTACGGCGCGGGCGGTGCCGACAAGCTGTGGGGCGGCGCCGGTTCGGACACTTTCGTGTTCGCTGCCAGCTCGGACTCCAAGCCGGGTGCGATCGATCAGATCCTCGATTTCGTCAGCGGTCTGGACAAAATCGACCTGACCGGCATCACCAACGGGGCGGGCCTGCACTTCGTCAGCAGCTTCACCGGTTCCGCTGGCGATGCAGTGCTGACCTCGTCGGGCGGCAACAGCCTGTTGTCGGTTGATTTCTCCGGGCACGGCGTGGCGGACTTCATCGTCAGCACCGTTGGCCAGGCAGCGACCAGCGACATCGTGGCGTGA
- a CDS encoding cupin domain-containing protein, with product MSITQFKNTATLALEESSPVAVPLGEPVAIASTTSVERDDGVETGVWECTPGRWRRQITAQEFCHFISGRCTFTPDGGAETLHIQGGDALMLPANTLGIWDIQETVRKSYVLIF from the coding sequence ATGAGCATCACCCAATTCAAGAACACCGCCACGCTGGCGCTCGAAGAATCCAGCCCGGTCGCCGTGCCCCTCGGCGAGCCCGTCGCAATCGCCTCGACCACCAGTGTCGAGCGCGACGACGGGGTTGAAACCGGCGTCTGGGAGTGCACCCCAGGGCGCTGGCGGCGGCAGATCACTGCGCAGGAGTTCTGCCATTTCATTTCCGGGCGCTGCACGTTCACCCCCGACGGTGGCGCCGAAACCCTGCACATACAAGGCGGCGACGCACTGATGTTGCCAGCCAACACGCTCGGGATCTGGGATATCCAGGAAACCGTGCGCAAGAGCTACGTGCTGATTTTCTGA
- a CDS encoding AprI/Inh family metalloprotease inhibitor, which yields MIYRAFTYKASAWLSVALVTISGATAMASSLRLEEPSVFAGKWQATLSSTVEDLRTQKLQDKPSNTCSVELLANKTVGQGADCLGAWLEQAPIGWFPDPDGLSITGNEGSRIQFFSRQRDGLYLATLKSGLIVTLERTAPDN from the coding sequence ATGATCTACAGAGCTTTTACCTACAAGGCATCGGCGTGGCTTTCAGTGGCGCTCGTTACGATTTCAGGAGCAACAGCGATGGCAAGCAGCCTCAGACTCGAAGAACCCTCCGTGTTTGCCGGAAAGTGGCAGGCAACACTGTCCAGCACAGTCGAGGACCTGCGGACGCAAAAGCTGCAGGACAAACCCTCCAATACCTGTAGCGTCGAACTGCTCGCCAACAAGACCGTTGGCCAGGGAGCAGACTGTCTGGGTGCGTGGCTCGAGCAAGCTCCGATCGGCTGGTTTCCTGATCCTGACGGCTTGTCGATCACCGGTAACGAAGGCTCAAGAATCCAGTTTTTCAGCCGACAACGTGATGGGTTGTATCTGGCGACTTTGAAGTCCGGGCTGATCGTCACGCTGGAACGTACGGCGCCCGATAACTGA
- a CDS encoding HlyD family type I secretion periplasmic adaptor subunit, translated as MSSASMNTENEANMEHAYLTERPERDAKFFARMGWILAIVGAGSFFTWAALAPLDQGIPVQGTVVVSGKRKAVQSMSSGVVSRILVREGEIVKQGQPLFRLDQTQVAADVQSLQAQYRMAWASLARWQAERDNLKQVTFPPELSDDPDPRLALVLEGQRQLFSSRREAFSREQAALRANIEGATAQLAGMRRARSDLNAQASSLQQQLSNLQPLADNGYIPRNRLMDYQRQLSQVQQQLAENTGESGRVEQGILESRLKLQQHGEEYQKEVRTQLADAQLKSVTLSEQLTSAGFDLQHSEILATADGVAVNLGVHTEGAVVRQGETLLEIVPQGTTLEVEGHLPINLIDKVGTHLPVDILFTAFNQSKTPRVPGEVSLISADQMVDEKTGVPYYVLRSSVSDQAMEKLNGLVIKPGMPAEMFVRTGERSLLNYLFKPLLDRAGSALTEE; from the coding sequence ATGAGCAGCGCCAGCATGAACACTGAAAACGAAGCGAACATGGAACACGCCTATCTCACTGAGCGTCCGGAACGCGATGCGAAATTTTTCGCGCGCATGGGCTGGATTCTGGCCATCGTCGGCGCTGGCAGTTTCTTCACCTGGGCGGCACTGGCGCCGCTGGATCAGGGCATTCCGGTGCAGGGCACGGTGGTGGTTTCGGGCAAGCGCAAGGCCGTGCAATCGATGAGCAGCGGCGTGGTCAGCCGGATTCTGGTGCGCGAAGGCGAAATCGTGAAGCAGGGCCAGCCGCTGTTCCGCCTCGACCAGACGCAAGTGGCGGCCGATGTGCAATCGCTGCAGGCGCAATACCGCATGGCCTGGGCCAGCCTTGCGCGCTGGCAGGCCGAGCGCGACAACCTCAAACAAGTGACCTTTCCGCCCGAATTGAGCGACGACCCGGATCCGCGTCTGGCGCTGGTGCTGGAAGGCCAGCGGCAACTGTTCAGCAGCCGCCGCGAAGCGTTCTCGCGGGAGCAGGCGGCACTGCGCGCCAATATCGAAGGCGCCACTGCGCAACTGGCCGGGATGCGCCGCGCGCGCAGCGACCTCAATGCCCAGGCCAGCTCTTTGCAGCAACAATTGAGCAACCTGCAACCGCTGGCCGACAACGGCTACATTCCGCGCAACCGCTTGATGGACTACCAGCGGCAATTGTCGCAAGTGCAACAGCAACTGGCGGAAAACACCGGCGAAAGCGGTCGTGTCGAGCAGGGCATCCTTGAGTCGCGCCTGAAATTGCAACAGCACGGCGAGGAATACCAGAAGGAGGTCCGCACGCAACTGGCCGACGCGCAGTTGAAGAGCGTGACCCTGTCCGAGCAACTGACCTCCGCCGGTTTCGATTTGCAGCACAGCGAGATCCTGGCGACTGCCGATGGCGTAGCGGTCAATCTCGGCGTGCACACCGAAGGCGCCGTGGTGCGTCAGGGCGAAACGCTGCTGGAGATCGTTCCGCAAGGCACCACCCTGGAAGTGGAAGGGCATTTGCCAATCAATCTGATCGACAAGGTCGGCACGCATCTGCCGGTGGACATTCTGTTTACCGCCTTCAACCAGAGCAAGACCCCGCGCGTGCCCGGCGAAGTCAGCCTGATCTCCGCCGACCAGATGGTCGATGAGAAAACCGGCGTGCCCTATTACGTGCTGCGCAGCAGCGTCAGCGATCAGGCGATGGAAAAACTCAACGGCCTGGTGATCAAACCGGGCATGCCAGCGGAAATGTTCGTGCGCACTGGTGAGCGTTCACTCCTCAACTACCTGTTCAAACCGCTGCTCGATCGCGCCGGTTCCGCGTTGACCGAGGAATAA
- a CDS encoding AraC family transcriptional regulator, which produces MHADDDGPEQTQATAATVMRYHLSWKHRDLDSVMALYHADIQYNDFFQNRVLALDELREYVRVSMPRESDELLEHCDRIRVDGNTAFIQYEVTLRGGDGLVSFRSSEAITVKDGLIWRVNEYASLVRTQADGTSAPSQRPAVSRLGLSPRQLSFMAEDLQQYFENQQPYLDPELDLQRVAKECGYSRNQISYLLNQVLGQSFYRYVNQARLQHLLRALDSAAPPLRIDELAFAAGFNSLSAFYKCFREHTGQSPKAYARQISLRARAQDSH; this is translated from the coding sequence ATGCACGCCGATGACGACGGCCCAGAACAGACCCAGGCCACTGCCGCGACGGTCATGCGCTATCACCTGAGCTGGAAGCACCGGGATCTGGACAGCGTCATGGCGCTTTATCACGCTGATATCCAGTACAACGATTTCTTTCAGAATCGCGTGCTTGCTCTGGACGAGTTGCGCGAATACGTGCGCGTCAGCATGCCGCGAGAATCCGACGAACTGCTCGAACATTGCGACCGCATCCGGGTGGACGGCAACACGGCGTTCATTCAGTACGAGGTGACTTTGCGCGGTGGCGATGGCCTGGTGTCGTTCCGTTCCAGCGAAGCGATCACGGTCAAGGACGGTTTGATCTGGCGCGTCAACGAGTACGCCTCGCTGGTGCGTACGCAAGCCGACGGCACTTCGGCACCCAGCCAGCGCCCGGCGGTCAGTCGTCTCGGGCTGTCACCGCGGCAATTGAGTTTCATGGCCGAAGACCTGCAGCAGTATTTCGAAAACCAGCAACCATATCTGGATCCTGAGCTCGACCTGCAACGGGTGGCGAAGGAGTGCGGGTACAGCCGCAATCAGATCTCCTATCTGCTCAACCAAGTGCTTGGGCAAAGCTTCTATCGCTACGTCAATCAGGCGCGCCTGCAGCATTTGCTGCGCGCCCTCGACAGCGCCGCGCCGCCGTTGCGTATCGATGAGCTGGCGTTCGCCGCCGGCTTCAATTCGCTGTCAGCGTTCTACAAATGCTTTCGCGAGCACACAGGCCAGTCACCCAAGGCCTACGCCAGACAAATTTCTCTGCGGGCACGCGCGCAAGACAGCCACTGA
- a CDS encoding DUF1652 domain-containing protein produces the protein MNKGSSKVTFPNACQLMRWHFHPMGFEATMDAPGSLIARLFDRASGETMIAIAGIPCATVMNAADVERIIEAIEDELEAFTPPESLKNYA, from the coding sequence ATGAATAAAGGGTCCAGCAAAGTAACTTTTCCCAACGCTTGCCAGTTGATGCGCTGGCATTTTCATCCCATGGGATTCGAAGCGACGATGGATGCACCGGGCAGCCTGATCGCCCGTCTGTTCGATCGTGCCAGCGGCGAAACCATGATCGCCATTGCCGGCATTCCCTGTGCGACGGTGATGAACGCGGCGGACGTCGAACGAATCATTGAAGCCATCGAGGATGAACTGGAAGCGTTCACTCCTCCGGAATCCCTGAAGAACTACGCATAA
- a CDS encoding polyamine ABC transporter substrate-binding protein: protein MIQKTLALAPLLLAVSVSHAAETVKVYNWSDYIAPDTTKNFQKDTGIGVTYDVYDSNETLDGKLMTGKSGYDVVFPSNHFMARQIQGGALKKLDKSQLPNWKNLNPALLKALQTNDPNNEHGFPYLWGSTGIGYNIAKVKAVLGDNAPVDSWDLIFKPEYMEKLQKCGVAILDNGPELLPAALNYLGLPHHSKNPEDYKKAEALLMKVRPYVSYFHSSKYTSDLANGDICVAVGFSGDILQAENRAREAKNGVEIGYAIPREGAAIWFDMVAMPADAPDEKAGYAFMNYLLRPDVMAGITNYVHYANGNEQADGLIDPAIKNDTKVYPSPEMMGKLFALEAMPLNIDRIRTRVWNKIRTGS from the coding sequence ATGATCCAGAAAACCCTCGCATTGGCTCCGCTGCTGCTGGCCGTTTCCGTCAGTCACGCGGCCGAGACGGTCAAGGTCTACAACTGGTCCGATTACATCGCCCCGGACACCACCAAGAATTTCCAGAAAGACACGGGCATCGGCGTCACCTATGACGTCTACGACAGCAACGAAACCCTCGACGGCAAGTTGATGACCGGCAAATCCGGATACGACGTGGTCTTCCCGTCGAACCATTTCATGGCGCGGCAGATTCAGGGCGGGGCACTGAAAAAGCTCGACAAAAGTCAGCTACCGAACTGGAAGAATCTCAATCCGGCGTTGCTCAAGGCTTTGCAGACCAACGACCCGAACAACGAGCACGGCTTTCCATACCTGTGGGGCAGCACCGGTATCGGCTACAACATCGCCAAAGTCAAAGCGGTGCTGGGCGACAACGCGCCGGTGGATTCCTGGGACCTGATTTTCAAGCCCGAATACATGGAAAAGCTGCAGAAGTGCGGGGTGGCGATTCTCGACAACGGCCCGGAATTGCTCCCGGCGGCGCTCAACTATCTCGGTCTGCCGCACCACAGCAAGAATCCCGAGGACTACAAGAAAGCCGAAGCGCTGCTGATGAAAGTCCGGCCCTATGTCAGCTACTTTCATTCATCGAAATACACCAGCGACCTGGCCAACGGTGATATTTGCGTAGCGGTCGGGTTTTCCGGGGACATCCTGCAAGCCGAGAACCGCGCCAGGGAAGCGAAAAACGGCGTCGAGATCGGTTATGCGATTCCCAGGGAAGGCGCGGCAATCTGGTTCGACATGGTCGCCATGCCCGCCGACGCCCCGGACGAGAAGGCCGGCTACGCCTTCATGAACTACCTCCTGCGCCCCGACGTCATGGCCGGGATTACCAACTACGTGCATTACGCCAATGGCAATGAACAGGCGGACGGCCTGATCGATCCGGCGATCAAGAACGACACCAAGGTGTACCCGAGCCCGGAAATGATGGGCAAGCTGTTCGCTCTGGAGGCGATGCCGCTGAATATCGACCGGATTCGTACGCGGGTCTGGAACAAGATCCGCACCGGTAGCTGA